The proteins below come from a single Pristiophorus japonicus isolate sPriJap1 chromosome 18, sPriJap1.hap1, whole genome shotgun sequence genomic window:
- the LOC139229364 gene encoding taste receptor type 1 member 1-like — protein sequence MATSVKLNRIGAIGGIHECCSATFTSPGEYVIGGLFPIHYTPLEDVDRLTPVIPNCEKSDFKTNVFTFVQAMRFAVEEINNSTVLLPGITLGYDIADNCFETVDIQAMFRFLSNRQGAVLEILNNYTAYQPRVIAVIGPASTDVAITIARVLAFFLVPQISYQASGETLSDKIRFPSFFRTIPSDKNQAEAMTLLIQEFRWNWIAVVGSNDEYGLKGVNKVVELASAAGTCIAYQGIISTSPEVVIQVINNISSTVNVTVLFSNIFTAQIFFSLVVVQNLISKVWIVSESISLSQDITNIPNIESIGTVIGIAIKEGQMANFKEFLDKPLSLTNPRIIPDSGLGENTDSRSSCDQACSQCDWLSAERLNSSLFRLEKRISYNVYSAVYAVAHALHKLLHCNAVQCDKTRSILPWQLLSSLKTVKFNLHDHTLYFDENGDPPTGYDIVSWDWTSVGVYFKTIGSYLPTAGQMKIDPSLIHWDRGANLITVSNCSAMCDPGQKKIRKGIHSCCFSCEDCPSGTFQNQSDPYRCTDCLWQQWSPPKSQRCLERDLKYLEWDDAFSIFLLILANGGLVLTITIAIIFTLNCNTPVVKSAGGRMCFLMLFSMLCSFSCVFFYIGKPSKVFCQIRQPFFTVSFNICLSCILVRSFQIVFIFKMATKLPKAHNYWVKYNGQYLFIFLSTFIQIVICTVWLIADPPSPNGHIIEKAITLDCDTGNVIAFSLSFLHTVFLTVACFFFSYMGRDLPKNYNEAKFIAFSMMICFVYYILYMMSMVTPNQERYTSSIQTFLTVTSAFSVALGYFLPKCYIILFMPQNNTMAYFQSCIQDYTKKQNEAN from the exons ATGGCTACAAGTGTGAAGCTGAATCGAATA GGGGCTATCGGTGGCATTCACGAGTGTTGCTCAGCGACATTCACCTCACCAGGAGAGTATGTGATTGGGGGCTTATTTCCAATTCACTATACCCCACTTGAAGATGTTGATCGATTGACGCCCGTTATCCCAAACTGTGAGAA GTCAGATTTCAAGACAAATGTGTTCACCTTTGTCCAAGCAATGAGATTTGCTGTTGAGGAAATTAACAACTCGACTGTGCTGTTGCCGGGCATCACACTAGGCTATGATATCGCTGACAACTGCTTTGAAACCGTGGACATCCAGGCCATGTTCAGGTTCCTGTCAAACAGGCAAGGAGCAGTGTTGGAGATATTGAACAATTACACAGCTTACCAGCCCAGGGTAATCGCCGTCATTGGACCAGCATCAACAGATGTAGCCATTACCATCGCTAGAGTGTTAGCCTTCTTTCTTGTTCCTCAG ATCAGCTATCAGGCGTCTGGTGAGACCCTGAGTGATAAAATACGTTTTCCATCATTTTTCCGGACCATTCCAAGTGACAAGAACCAAGCAGAGGCGATGACGTTACTGATACAGGAATTCCGTTGGAACTGGATCGCCGTTGTCGGGAGTAATGACGAATATGGGCTTAAAGGAGTCAACAAAGTGGTGGAACTGGCCTCGGCAGCGGGAACCTGCATCGCGTATCAGGGTATTATCTCCACCTCCCCCGAGGTTGTCATCCAAGTGATCAACAATATTAGCAGCACCGTCAACGTCACCGTCCTCTTTTCCAATATATTTACGGCGCAAATATTTTTCAGTCTTGTTGTGGTGCAAAACCTCATCTCCAAAGTATGGATCGTAAGTGAATCTATTTCCTTATCCCAAGATATAACAAATATACCAAACATTGAGAGTATTGGGACGGTTATAGGCATAGCAATCAAGGAAGGGCAGATGGCAAACTTTAAGGAGTTCTTAGACAAACCTCTGAGCCTCACTAATCCACGGATCATTCCCGACTCGGGGCTGGGAGAGAATACCGACAGCAGAAGCAGCTGTGATCAGGCATGCAGCCAATGTGATTGGCTGAGTGCCGAGCGTTTGAACTCTTCATTATTTAGGCTGGAGAAGCGGATCTCATACAACGTGTACTCGGCTGTGTACGCTGTCGCCCATGCGTTACACAAGCTACTCCACTGCAATGCAGTACAATGTGATAAAACACGCAGCATCCTCCCCTGGCAG TTACTCAGCAGCTTGAAGACGGTGAAATTTAATCTTCATGATCACACTCTTTACTTCGATGAGAACGGAGACCCACCCACTGGCTATGACATTGTTTCATGGGATTGGACGAGTGTTGGAGTCTATTTTAAGACTATTGGTTCTTACTTGCCGACTGCCGGACAGATGAAGATCGATCCATCCTTGATCCACTGGGATCGGGGAGCTAACTTG ATCACGGTTTCTAATTGTTCAGCGATGTGTGACCCAGGACAGAAGAAAATCCGAAAGGGGATCCATTCTTGCTGCTTCAGCTGTGAAGACTGCCCATCCGGAACATTCCAGAATCAAAGTG ATCCTTACCGCTGCACGGATTGCCTCTGGCAACAGTGGTCACCTCCCAAGAGTCAGCGCTGCCTGGAACGGGACCTCAAGTATCTGGAATGGGACGATGCTTTCTCCATCTTCCTGTTGATCTTGGCGAATGGTGGACTTGTACTGACCATCACCATAGCAATCATCTTCACACTCAATTGCAACACTCCGGTTGTCAAGTCGGCTGGTGGCAGAATGTGTTTTCTCATGCTTTTTTCGATGCTCTGTAGCTTTTCTTGTGTGTTTTTCTACATCGGTAAACCAAGCAAAGTGTTCTGCCAAATAAGGCAGCCATTCTTCACAGTGAGCTTCAACATCTGCCTGTCCTGTATCCTGGTGAGGTCATTCCAGATTGTCTTCATATTCAAAATGGCCACCAAGCTGCCTAAGGCCCACAACTATTGGGTTAAATACAATGGACAGTACCTGTTCATCTTTCTGAGCACCTTCATCCAAATTGTCATTTGTACTGTGTGGCTGATTGCAGACCCACCCAGCCCCAATGGTCATATTATCGAGAAGGCAATCACCCTGGACTGTGACACTGGTAACGTGATTGCCTTCTCTCTCAGTTTCCTTCACACTGTTTTTCTGACAGTGGCGTGTTTCTTCTTTTCTTATATGGGAAGAGATCTTCCAAAAAACTACAACGAGGCCAAGTTCATTGCCTTCAGTATGATGATCTGCTTCGTGTATTACATTCTGTACATGATGTCAATGGTCACCCCTAATCAGGAGAGGTACACCTCATCCATACAGACCTTCCTGACAGTCACCAGTGCCTTCAGTGTCGCCCTGGGCTACTTTCTTCCGAAATGTTACATCATTTTGTTTATGCCACAGAATAACACCATGGCTTATTTCCAATCCTGCATTCAGGATTACACAAAGAAACAGAACGAGGCAAATTAG